The proteins below are encoded in one region of Streptomyces roseirectus:
- a CDS encoding STM4015 family protein, whose translation MTVHEHLTTFHRLPVHEFPSAEDPRPLPATDSVAWRLSSDTYDSEEEWTSVFARFLDAVDTTRVRAIVVGAWEEAYDTSPGPIVEALVAARDQLPALRALFLGDMTSEECEISWIHQTGVTPLLTAYPELAEFGTRGGQDLVLNGVTHTALRRLVLESGGLPAQVVRGVAACDLPALEHLDLWLGTPDYGGDSEIADLAPVLAGTRLPALRHLALRNSEMQDQVAAAVAAAPVVARLDTLDLSMGILTDDGATALLTGQPLTHLKKLDLHYNYLTDPLRERLRATLEPAGVELDLDSDDADEDADDEDGTVWRYVAVGE comes from the coding sequence ATGACCGTCCACGAGCATCTGACGACCTTCCACCGGCTGCCGGTCCACGAGTTCCCGAGTGCCGAGGACCCGAGGCCGCTGCCCGCCACGGACTCCGTCGCCTGGCGGCTCTCCAGTGACACGTACGACTCCGAGGAGGAGTGGACGTCCGTCTTCGCCCGCTTCCTCGACGCCGTCGACACCACACGCGTGCGCGCGATCGTCGTCGGCGCCTGGGAGGAGGCGTACGACACCAGCCCCGGCCCGATCGTCGAGGCGCTCGTCGCCGCCCGCGACCAACTGCCCGCGCTGCGCGCCCTGTTCCTCGGGGACATGACGTCCGAGGAGTGCGAGATCTCCTGGATCCACCAGACCGGCGTCACCCCGCTCCTGACCGCCTACCCGGAGCTGGCGGAGTTCGGCACGCGCGGCGGACAGGACCTGGTGCTGAACGGCGTCACGCACACCGCGCTGCGCCGGCTCGTCCTGGAGTCCGGCGGGCTGCCCGCCCAAGTGGTGCGCGGCGTCGCCGCCTGCGACCTGCCCGCCCTCGAACACCTCGACCTGTGGCTCGGCACCCCCGACTACGGCGGCGACAGCGAGATCGCCGACCTCGCCCCCGTCCTCGCCGGCACCCGCCTGCCCGCCCTGCGCCACCTCGCCCTGCGCAACAGCGAGATGCAGGACCAGGTCGCCGCGGCCGTCGCCGCCGCCCCCGTCGTCGCCCGCCTGGACACCCTCGACCTCTCGATGGGCATCCTCACCGACGACGGCGCCACCGCCCTCCTCACCGGCCAGCCCCTCACCCACCTCAAGAAACTCGACCTCCACTACAACTACCTGACCGACCCCCTGCGCGAGCGCCTGCGCGCCACCCTCGAACCGGCCGGCGTCGAACTCGACCTCGACAGCGACGACGCCGACGAGGACGCGGACGACGAAGACGGCACGGTGTGGCGTTACGTGGCCGTGGGGGAGTGA